CATTATTCAATTAGAAAAAATGGTATTATATTTTGAAGCTTTGTTGCGCACGGTAAAATAATTAGTTCCAAAACCAAAAAGCGTCTAGGAAGTACCCGACGCTTTTGTTTTATACTTTACTAATATATAATTATCTGCTGTAATTTGGGGACTCGCTGGTAATGGTAACATCGTGCGGATGGCTCTCATTAATTCCTGAAGCGGTAATTTTTACAAATTGTCCCGATTGTTTTAAAGTTTCAATATCTTTTGAACCACAGTAGCCCATACCTGCTCTAAGTCCGCCAATAAACTGTGTCATGCTCTCAAACAATTCACCTTTATAAGGTACGCGACCCACGATTCCTTCCGGCACCAGCTTTTTAATATCGTCTTCCACATCCTGAAAATAACGATCTTTAGAACCTTCGCGCATAGCTTCTACAGAACCCATTCCGCGATACGATTTATATTTTCTTCCTTCGTAAATAATAGTTACTCCGGGCGATTCTTTAGTACCTGCCAATAACGAACCTAACATAACACAATCTGCACCTGCAGCAATTGCTTTTGGAATGTCGCCAGTATAACGAATTCCACCATCGGCAATCACGGGCACACCGCTATCTTTTAACGCTGCAGCAACTTCCAGCACCGCTGAAAATTGTGGAAAACCAACTCCGGCAACTACTCGCGTTGTACAAATAGAACCTGGTCCGATGCCTACTTTAACCGCATCTGCGCCGGCATCTACTAGATATTTTGCCGCTTCGGCTGTTGCAATGTTTCCAACAATTACATCTAAATCCGGGAATTTCTGTTTTACTTTTTTCAACACCTCAACCACGCCCTTTGTATGTCCGTGTGCGGTATCGATAATTACGGCATCAATCTGTGCGTTTACCAATGCCTCGGCTCTTTCAACAGCATCGGCAGTAACGCCGAGCGCAGCGGCAACGCGAAGTCTTCCGTATTGGTCTTTATTTGCATTGGGTTTTTGGGTTAGTTTGGTAATATCCCTAAACGTAATTAGCCCCAATAATTTGCCATCGTCGCTAACAACGGGCAGTTTTTCAATTTTATTTTTTTGAAGAATTATCTCCGCCTCTTTTAAAGAAGTACCCTGAGCCACCGTTACTAGATTCTCGGTAGTCATTACTTCGCTCAGCGGGCGCTTTAAATCTTTTTCAAAACGCAAATCGCGATTGGTTACAATGCCAATTAAACTTCCGTTTTTGTCGGTAATTGGTATTCCGCCAATGCTGTATTCGCGCATTGTGTTTTGGGCATCGCCTACCGTATTTTCTTTGTGAAGCGTAATTGGATCTATAATCATTCCACTTTCAGCACGCTTTACTTTGCGCACTTCGGCAGCTTGCTCCTCAATACTCATATTTTTATGAATTACCCCAATACCACCCTCACGTGCAATGGCAATAGCCATGGCGCTTTCGGTAACGGTATCCATAGCTGCGGAAACAATTGGAACGTTTAATGAAATATTACGAGAAAACTTTGTGGCGATAGAAACTTCGCGAGGTAAAACTTCAGAATAGGCAGGCACTAAAAGTACATCGTCGTACGTAAGGCCTTCTCCTAGAATTTTGTTGTTGTGTGCGGTCATTGCAATTAAATTAATATCCGAGGCTTAACGGTAGAAGTAACAGGATCGGAATGTGATTATGGCTTAATTGCGTGCAAATGTACGGTAATTAATTCAGAATTATGAACTATGAATTATGAATTATGGATTGTTTTACAATCGCACCTGCACCGTAGCATACCAAGTACGCGGTTGGCTGGGAAGAATTCCAGGGCCTGGATAGCCAGTAGCCCTTCGTGTAAAATAGCTATTATCCAACACATTGTTGATTCCACTTTCCAACTTAAACCGGCCAAAGGTGTAAGAAAGTGAAAGGTCTAGAATATCATAAGCCGGGATTTCGCCAACAATACCGCTCTGGCTTTCAAAATCACGCCCGCTGTTGGTGGCATCGGTAAATTGCTTGCTCAAATATGTATATTGCAAACTTCCCAAAAAGTTTTTATAGCCGAAACCAAGACCCGTTTTTAGATTGATTGCAGGAATAAATTCCACTTTTTTGCCTTCCACATTATTTTCTTCGGATGAAGTGTACTCGCTATCGGTTAATGCCAGATTCACGAAATAATTCATCCTGAAATTTCGGTTTGTTGAAAAGGTTTCCATAATATTCCAATCTATAAAACTTTCCAGACCATAGGTAACCGCATCGCCAATATTACCACGGAAGCGCTCCTCTTGAATATCGCTCACTTCGCGAACAATAACCCCTAACCTATCCTGATAACTTAGAAAAAATCCACCGATATCATACGAAAGGTATTTGCCAACCCTGCCGCGTGCGCCTAAATCAAAAGTGTAACCTTGTTCATCGGTAATATTTGGATCCACTACCAAAGAAGGATTTGTAATCCGAATGTCATTAAAAGTTACCGATCGGTAATTCTGGCTAAGGTTTCCGTACACCTCTAAGGATTTCACGGGTTTGTAGCTCAACCCCACTCCCAAAAGCACAAAAGCACGATCAAACATGCGGTTATCTGCAATATCCTCGTTTAAAATTGGATTGCCAGCAATGTCGAAATTTATTTTTTTGTACTCCCCTTTACTCTGTGTTTTTATATATTCAAATCGGAAACCGGGCGTAACCGAAAACTTTGGAGTAAGGTTGAAGATATTTTCTCCAAAAGCAGCAAAATTCAGGTTCGGGAATTCAAAATCGCTTTGGCGGGGATAATTCGGAAATGCTTCCGAAGCAAAATCAAAATTTGCGTCACTACCATTGGTTCCCGGGCCTTGGCGTTCGCTATTGTTGGATTGGTAATATTTTCCGCCGAACAGCACCACATGCTCCTTTCCAAATAAATTATAGTGCGTTAAAAGTCTAGCCTCGGCACCCCAATTATTGAAATTTCCAGAAATCAATTCTCGCGGCGCATCCAAATTATCCTGCTGCGAAACCCTGTTTTCACGGAAACCCACAGATTTTCTAAACGCATCCAGCGCAAAAAGATTAATGCTTACATCTGTTTTTTCAGAAAAACTGTGGTCCAAGCGCAACGAATACAACTTCCAATCTACCTTAAACCAATTCCGTGTCCGGTTGCTAAATGTTGGATCCTCCTCAAACTGACTATCCGTAAGTCCTCCCGGCTGCTGTGCCAAATAGTTTAAATAGCTCATTTCAAAAGCGAGCTTTGTGTTTTCAGAAAAATTATATTCCAAATGGGCGTAGGCGTTGTGCGAATCAAACTCAGAATTTGGCCTAAAATCGTCGCCTGTTTTAAAGTTGTAATATGCGTAATAGCCAAACTTCCCCACTGTGCCGCCCAGGCTGTTAAAACTGTTGAAAAGGTTATACGAACCTAAGGATTGTCGGGAAACCCATTCTATTTTTTTCTTCGAATTGGGTTGGTGCAATTTAAAATTTATCAATCCGCCAAACTGCGTTCCGTACTGAAGGGATGCCGCGCCCCGCACTACTTCAATCTCACTAATAGCATCTGCCGGTGGCGTATAATAACTTTCGGGATAGCCCAAAACATCTGCCGAAATATCGTACCCGTTTTGGCGTGTATTAAAGTTTGCGGTTCGGTTTGGGTTTAAACCGCGTCCGCCAATGTTCAACTGTAAACCGCCGTCGTTGTTTTCATAAATATTAAGCCCCACAACCTGCGCATAAATCTGGCGCGCGTTGTTTGTTGCCGTATTAAGGGTAAGGTTTTCTACCATAACCACTTCGCTCTTTTTCCCTGCGTAAATGGCAGTGCCTTCTACCTGTTTTAGATTTCGCAAAGCAAAAATTTCCTCTTTACGTTTTGTGATCAGTACTTCGGAAAGCTGCTCGCCCAGCAATTCCAATTCAAAGGTAATTGCAGTATTTTCCGAAATGGTTAGTTGGTTTTTTAGAACTTCATATTCCAAATTGAAAACCGCAAATTCATAAGTTCCCGTGGGAATATCAAGAAATTCAAAATTTCCTTCGGCATCACTTACTTTAGACCTTCCGAGGTCGAGAATATACACTTCGGCATAGGCTATAGGCGTTTTGGTTTCCTTTGAAATCACTTTTCCGGAAACAGAAAATTGTGCAAATGCCGAAATATTTGCAAATACGAATAATAAAAATAAGGCGTTTTTCAACATTGTATTATATTAAAATCCTTTAATGGTATCGTTAAATGGCAAAATCCAATCTTTTCTTCGGAAGGATTCGCGTTGTTTCATCAAATCTGTATTTGGGTTTACGTAGGGCTGGCTCAACCTGCCGTTAAGTGCTACGTAACTTTCTGCATACACCGCTACATTTTGGTGACCTTGGGCTTTAAAATGATTTCCCAAAAAATGTGCGTATTGCAATATAAAATCCGGTTGGGTGCTCATTTGCTTCTCCTGAAATGGCGACAGAAAATCTGTATTATCTACTAAAAATTGCTCTCCCGTTTCAGTATTTTTTATTTTGAATTGTGCATATCCAGCTTTCTCCATTAACATAACCCGCCACGAAAAACGATAGCCTTCTTCCGTCCAAAAAAGTTCGTTGGGATACGCCAAATAGCGCCACGGAAACAATAGCTGAATCACGAAAAACACAGCTAAAATTGGCAGGGCAATATTTCTTTTAAAACGGTATTTCTTTGTTTGGGACAATGCTACCATTTTAGAATAATCAATTCGCAATAATTTTGAAATAAAACGAATTATTTTTTGATGAAAACCCGCGTCAAAAAAGATAAGCGTACTAACAATCATTATATAGGGGAACATTCCGATAGGAAATAAAACCCGCGTCATTACGTGAAAAATTACGACCAAGGCAAAAGCAAACCAACGCGTAGGCCGATAAAGCAATAAAAAGGGAATAGCTAAATCATACAAGGCACCACTCCAACTGAAAGCGTAATGCACCCATTGCTGCTGCATCAAGTCTCCCAAAAAAGGAAGGTCGTATTTGGAGGGAAGCCAAATTTTCAGCGGCATAGCGTTAAAGAGCCAATCGCTATTCAGTTTTGCCAAACCTGCATAAAAATACACGGTACCCAACATAAGCTTAATACTGTCCACCGTCCATTTTGGAACAAGCTGAAAGGCTTTTTCGGGATTTCTGTAGGCATCTACCGAAAAGTATGCATTTGCGGGAAGAAAAATCATTAAAAACGCAACGCAGCTAATAAAATAATAATGGTTGAGATAAGTGGTTTTATCCATCAACTCAATATAGGTGAAGCTTAAAAAGAAAACGATTATTGCAATTCGGTATTTATATCCCAAAGCCACAAACAGCGCTGCAACTCCACAGATTAAAAATAAAAGATATGTGTAATCGCCAATTGGCTTTATCCATTCAAAACCATAATAACTGAAGAAAAATTTGGGTTGGATATAAAGTTTTTCAATCCAACCATTCATCCAAAAACGAACAATGGACAAAGCCATCATAAATCCGAAAAGAACACGAAAGACCGCGAGAGGTGCGGCCTGTGTGTGTTTTCTAAAATATGTTTGAAAGGCTGTAAACATTAGTCGCCGTCGGCATCAACGTAATCTATATTTACGTCCAAAGCCTGTATCATATCAACTTTTAGCAATACTACCAAACGCTGCAATTCGTCGTAAGTCTCGAGCATTTTTGAGTTATCGGTCTCAATCTGCTGCACAAAGTTGGCATTAAGCTCGTTCGCTTTATTTTTTGCAACTGTGAATTGATTGTTTATTAAAGCACTTAGATTTTCACCATTTTTAATAGTATTCAAATAATCTAAATATGTTTTAAAACTCTGTCCAGGGGTGGCTCCGTTAAAACTTTTCCCGTTGAAGAAATTTACACTGGCATCAATAGCTTCCAGCAAAAGTTCTTTTGAAATATCCTTTTTGTAAAAAGCTTCTACGTTTTGTGGCAAAGTGCCGTTTGAAAATATTCCTGCGGGAATACCCACTTTACCTGCCCGAAGCGCTTTTTCAAAATAAAAAATATAGTCATTCGTGAGCTTATCTACCGCCCCGGAAGCCGATGAACTTGTATTTGTCACAAAGGTATCGCGATAGCCACCTGTCCAGCTAGCAAGCACCTCGCTGCTTAAACTTTTTATGGTTTGCGAAAGGGTTGAAAGGTAGTTTTTGTACCCTTCAGCATTGGAATTTGTAGTGTAAAAAGTTACAATTTCG
This region of Aequorivita marisscotiae genomic DNA includes:
- the guaB gene encoding IMP dehydrogenase, with product MTAHNNKILGEGLTYDDVLLVPAYSEVLPREVSIATKFSRNISLNVPIVSAAMDTVTESAMAIAIAREGGIGVIHKNMSIEEQAAEVRKVKRAESGMIIDPITLHKENTVGDAQNTMREYSIGGIPITDKNGSLIGIVTNRDLRFEKDLKRPLSEVMTTENLVTVAQGTSLKEAEIILQKNKIEKLPVVSDDGKLLGLITFRDITKLTQKPNANKDQYGRLRVAAALGVTADAVERAEALVNAQIDAVIIDTAHGHTKGVVEVLKKVKQKFPDLDVIVGNIATAEAAKYLVDAGADAVKVGIGPGSICTTRVVAGVGFPQFSAVLEVAAALKDSGVPVIADGGIRYTGDIPKAIAAGADCVMLGSLLAGTKESPGVTIIYEGRKYKSYRGMGSVEAMREGSKDRYFQDVEDDIKKLVPEGIVGRVPYKGELFESMTQFIGGLRAGMGYCGSKDIETLKQSGQFVKITASGINESHPHDVTITSESPNYSR
- a CDS encoding TonB-dependent receptor domain-containing protein, with amino-acid sequence MLKNALFLLFVFANISAFAQFSVSGKVISKETKTPIAYAEVYILDLGRSKVSDAEGNFEFLDIPTGTYEFAVFNLEYEVLKNQLTISENTAITFELELLGEQLSEVLITKRKEEIFALRNLKQVEGTAIYAGKKSEVVMVENLTLNTATNNARQIYAQVVGLNIYENNDGGLQLNIGGRGLNPNRTANFNTRQNGYDISADVLGYPESYYTPPADAISEIEVVRGAASLQYGTQFGGLINFKLHQPNSKKKIEWVSRQSLGSYNLFNSFNSLGGTVGKFGYYAYYNFKTGDDFRPNSEFDSHNAYAHLEYNFSENTKLAFEMSYLNYLAQQPGGLTDSQFEEDPTFSNRTRNWFKVDWKLYSLRLDHSFSEKTDVSINLFALDAFRKSVGFRENRVSQQDNLDAPRELISGNFNNWGAEARLLTHYNLFGKEHVVLFGGKYYQSNNSERQGPGTNGSDANFDFASEAFPNYPRQSDFEFPNLNFAAFGENIFNLTPKFSVTPGFRFEYIKTQSKGEYKKINFDIAGNPILNEDIADNRMFDRAFVLLGVGLSYKPVKSLEVYGNLSQNYRSVTFNDIRITNPSLVVDPNITDEQGYTFDLGARGRVGKYLSYDIGGFFLSYQDRLGVIVREVSDIQEERFRGNIGDAVTYGLESFIDWNIMETFSTNRNFRMNYFVNLALTDSEYTSSEENNVEGKKVEFIPAINLKTGLGFGYKNFLGSLQYTYLSKQFTDATNSGRDFESQSGIVGEIPAYDILDLSLSYTFGRFKLESGINNVLDNSYFTRRATGYPGPGILPSQPRTWYATVQVRL
- a CDS encoding HTTM domain-containing protein, whose protein sequence is MFTAFQTYFRKHTQAAPLAVFRVLFGFMMALSIVRFWMNGWIEKLYIQPKFFFSYYGFEWIKPIGDYTYLLFLICGVAALFVALGYKYRIAIIVFFLSFTYIELMDKTTYLNHYYFISCVAFLMIFLPANAYFSVDAYRNPEKAFQLVPKWTVDSIKLMLGTVYFYAGLAKLNSDWLFNAMPLKIWLPSKYDLPFLGDLMQQQWVHYAFSWSGALYDLAIPFLLLYRPTRWFAFALVVIFHVMTRVLFPIGMFPYIMIVSTLIFFDAGFHQKIIRFISKLLRIDYSKMVALSQTKKYRFKRNIALPILAVFFVIQLLFPWRYLAYPNELFWTEEGYRFSWRVMLMEKAGYAQFKIKNTETGEQFLVDNTDFLSPFQEKQMSTQPDFILQYAHFLGNHFKAQGHQNVAVYAESYVALNGRLSQPYVNPNTDLMKQRESFRRKDWILPFNDTIKGF
- a CDS encoding imelysin family protein; the encoded protein is MMKFLKLGILLAIIAVAISACSSDNDGPAETNDNFDRGAMLANWADNIIIPAYTSFNSKVAEMEAATAAFNAAPTVENLQSLRAAWKDAYVSFQHVSMFEIGKAEDIRFRNRLNVYPTKVAQIEDFIASGTYDFNLPSTIDKQGFPALDYMLNGLAENDAEIVTFYTTNSNAEGYKNYLSTLSQTIKSLSSEVLASWTGGYRDTFVTNTSSSASGAVDKLTNDYIFYFEKALRAGKVGIPAGIFSNGTLPQNVEAFYKKDISKELLLEAIDASVNFFNGKSFNGATPGQSFKTYLDYLNTIKNGENLSALINNQFTVAKNKANELNANFVQQIETDNSKMLETYDELQRLVVLLKVDMIQALDVNIDYVDADGD